One window from the genome of Breoghania sp. L-A4 encodes:
- a CDS encoding NADPH:quinone oxidoreductase family protein has product MRAVVCEAFGPPSSLTIADIKAPQAGPGEVVVDVKAAALNFFDTLIIEGKYQVRPPMPFSPGAEMAGVVASVGDGVTRVKPGDKVAAYTKFGCCREQVLLSEDDVIAVPDGVDFETAAGLMVTYGTTMHALRGRARLQEGETIAVLGASGGVGQAAVEISKLMGARVIACASSEEKLAFARKSGADETVNYAEEDLKTRLKALTGGCGVDVVYDPVGGAYAEAALRATAWRGRFLVIGFASGEIPKIPLNLALLKGCDILGVFWGEAIVREPEDHWADVAQLLAWAAEGKLKPHIHAVYPLVQTAEALEELAQRRALGKVIVKP; this is encoded by the coding sequence ATGAGAGCAGTTGTTTGCGAGGCTTTTGGGCCTCCGTCTTCCTTGACCATTGCGGACATCAAGGCGCCGCAGGCCGGGCCGGGCGAGGTCGTCGTCGATGTGAAGGCCGCGGCGCTCAACTTCTTCGACACGCTGATCATCGAAGGCAAATACCAGGTGCGGCCGCCGATGCCGTTTTCGCCCGGCGCGGAAATGGCGGGCGTCGTCGCTTCCGTCGGTGATGGCGTCACGCGAGTGAAGCCCGGCGACAAGGTCGCCGCCTATACGAAATTCGGCTGCTGCCGCGAACAGGTCCTGCTCTCCGAGGACGATGTGATCGCCGTGCCCGACGGCGTGGATTTTGAGACCGCGGCCGGGCTGATGGTCACCTACGGCACGACCATGCACGCGCTGCGCGGCCGCGCCCGGCTTCAAGAGGGCGAGACGATTGCCGTGCTCGGCGCCTCGGGCGGCGTCGGTCAGGCAGCGGTGGAAATCTCCAAGCTGATGGGCGCGCGCGTCATCGCCTGCGCCTCATCGGAGGAGAAGCTGGCGTTCGCCAGGAAATCCGGTGCCGACGAAACGGTTAATTACGCCGAGGAAGACCTCAAGACACGGCTCAAGGCGCTGACCGGCGGCTGCGGCGTCGACGTGGTCTATGACCCGGTCGGCGGCGCTTACGCGGAAGCGGCGCTGCGCGCCACGGCCTGGCGCGGCCGCTTCCTGGTGATCGGCTTCGCCTCGGGCGAAATCCCGAAGATCCCGCTCAATCTCGCGCTTCTCAAGGGGTGCGACATTCTCGGCGTGTTCTGGGGCGAGGCCATCGTGCGCGAGCCCGAGGACCATTGGGCCGATGTGGCGCAGCTTCTCGCCTGGGCGGCGGAGGGCAAGCTCAAGCCGCATATCCATGCCGTCTACCCGCTGGTGCAAACCGCCGAGGCGCTCGAGGAGCTGGCCCAACGCCGCGCGCTGGGCAAGGTCATCGTCAAGCCCTGA
- a CDS encoding SLC13 family permease codes for MPFDQIVLFAIFFAVFALMLWGRWRYDLVAFLALLVAVALGTIPVEDAFMGFGNEATIIVALVLVVSRGLVNSGAVEIITRQVVGGGRGLGSHIALMGGIGAVLSAFMNNVAALALLMPVDLQTAQRAGRGPGLTLMPLAFATILGGMVTLIGTPPNIIISQIRARSLDGPFRMFDFAPVGLACATVGLIFVALIGWRLLPTRVRSGGGEESLFDLDDYIAELIVGDDSPLVGKKLGEIDEETEEANVAVIGLARAKTRFSASSRYVEIRPGDVLIVEATPEGIDRFRGVAKLEVAGDKRTGSATGEGMGLTEVVVPRDSRLDGRSALALQLLRRQGVTLLGVSRHGRRFYERVARLTVRAGDILLLYGPSDRLADVTRWLGALPLAARGIGVTQHRRAALAVGIFAAAIAGATFGFVALPIALGFVVALYVLFDIVPIREVYDHIEWPVVVLLGSMIPLGIALEESGGTTLIAEGIVGLTAGMPAAAVLFVLMVVIMTLSDVLNNTATAVIGAPVAIDIAHSLNVSPDPFLMAVAVAASCAFLTPIGHKNNTLILGPGGYAFSDYWRMGLPLEILIVVTGVPAILVFWPL; via the coding sequence ATGCCGTTTGATCAGATCGTCCTTTTTGCGATTTTCTTCGCTGTCTTCGCGCTGATGCTGTGGGGCCGTTGGCGCTACGACCTTGTCGCTTTCCTGGCGCTGCTGGTGGCGGTCGCCCTGGGCACGATTCCGGTCGAGGACGCCTTCATGGGCTTCGGCAACGAGGCGACGATTATCGTCGCCCTGGTGCTGGTGGTTTCGCGCGGGCTGGTCAATTCCGGCGCGGTTGAGATCATCACCCGCCAGGTCGTCGGCGGCGGCAGAGGACTGGGAAGCCATATCGCGCTGATGGGCGGCATTGGGGCCGTGCTCTCCGCCTTCATGAACAACGTGGCGGCGCTGGCGCTGTTGATGCCGGTCGACCTGCAGACCGCGCAGCGCGCCGGACGCGGACCGGGGCTGACCCTGATGCCGCTGGCCTTCGCCACGATTCTCGGCGGCATGGTCACGCTCATCGGCACCCCGCCGAACATCATCATTTCCCAGATCCGCGCACGGTCGCTCGACGGGCCGTTCCGCATGTTCGATTTCGCGCCCGTGGGCCTGGCCTGCGCCACCGTGGGGCTGATCTTCGTCGCCCTCATCGGCTGGCGGCTGTTGCCGACGCGGGTGCGCTCCGGCGGCGGCGAGGAAAGCCTGTTCGATCTCGACGACTACATCGCGGAACTGATTGTGGGCGATGACTCCCCCCTCGTGGGAAAGAAGCTGGGCGAAATCGACGAGGAGACCGAGGAGGCCAACGTGGCGGTGATCGGCCTGGCCCGGGCGAAGACGCGGTTCTCCGCCTCCTCACGCTATGTCGAGATCCGGCCCGGCGATGTGCTGATCGTCGAGGCGACGCCCGAGGGGATTGACAGGTTCCGTGGCGTGGCCAAGCTTGAGGTCGCCGGAGACAAGCGTACCGGTTCCGCCACCGGCGAGGGCATGGGCCTGACAGAGGTGGTGGTGCCGCGCGATTCGCGGCTCGACGGCCGCTCCGCGCTGGCCCTGCAATTGCTCCGCCGGCAGGGCGTCACCCTGCTGGGCGTCTCGCGCCATGGCCGCCGCTTTTACGAACGCGTGGCGCGGCTGACTGTGCGCGCCGGCGACATCCTGCTGCTTTACGGTCCGTCCGACCGGCTGGCCGATGTCACGCGCTGGCTCGGCGCGCTGCCGCTTGCCGCGCGTGGCATCGGGGTCACGCAGCACCGCCGGGCGGCGCTTGCAGTGGGAATTTTCGCGGCCGCCATCGCGGGGGCCACATTCGGCTTCGTCGCGCTGCCCATCGCCCTTGGCTTCGTCGTCGCGCTTTACGTGCTGTTCGACATCGTGCCGATCCGCGAGGTTTACGATCACATCGAGTGGCCGGTGGTGGTGCTTCTGGGCTCGATGATCCCGCTCGGCATCGCGCTTGAGGAATCCGGCGGGACCACATTGATCGCGGAAGGAATTGTCGGGCTGACGGCCGGTATGCCGGCGGCGGCCGTACTGTTCGTGCTGATGGTGGTGATCATGACCCTGTCGGACGTGCTCAACAACACCGCCACGGCGGTGATTGGAGCACCGGTGGCCATCGATATCGCCCACAGCCTCAACGTCAGCCCTGATCCGTTCCTGATGGCTGTGGCGGTGGCCGCCTCCTGCGCGTTCCTGACGCCGATCGGCCACAAGAACAACACGCTGATCCTGGGGCCGGGTGGCTACGCCTTCTCGGACTACTGGCGCATGGGCCTGCCGCTCGAGATCCTGATCGTCGTCACCGGCGTTCCGGCGATCCTGGTGTTCTGGCCGCTTTGA
- a CDS encoding DUF429 domain-containing protein: protein MTDWQSARDGQGSGGDDPVVCGVDGCPLGWLAVFRTLGGTPRHTRRVFAEFRDLLTCAEAPAIIAVDMPIGLPERAGPGGRGPERAVRPLLGDRKSSVFSIPSRAAVLAGDYREACGIALETSEPPRKVSRQGFALFPKILEIDALMSPELESRIYEVHPELAFWRLNGEAPMSEPKKVKGRAAGLGIVQRQALLERHGFDPAFFEAPRPPRVGADDVVDAAAAAVIAERIFFNRAEAFPAEPNRDARGLRMAIWA from the coding sequence ATGACGGATTGGCAGAGCGCGCGCGACGGGCAGGGTTCCGGCGGTGATGATCCGGTTGTCTGCGGTGTGGACGGCTGCCCGTTGGGCTGGCTCGCCGTGTTCCGCACGCTTGGCGGGACGCCACGCCATACGCGCCGGGTGTTCGCGGAGTTTCGCGACCTGCTCACCTGTGCCGAAGCCCCGGCGATCATCGCCGTGGACATGCCGATCGGACTGCCGGAGCGTGCGGGCCCTGGCGGGCGCGGACCGGAGAGGGCTGTGCGGCCGCTGCTGGGGGATCGCAAGTCCTCGGTGTTCTCGATTCCCTCGCGCGCGGCGGTGCTGGCGGGCGACTACCGCGAGGCCTGCGGCATCGCGCTGGAAACTTCCGAGCCGCCCAGAAAGGTCTCGCGCCAGGGCTTCGCGCTGTTTCCGAAAATTCTTGAAATCGATGCGCTGATGTCGCCTGAGCTTGAAAGCCGCATCTATGAGGTACATCCGGAGTTGGCGTTTTGGCGGCTCAATGGTGAGGCGCCGATGAGCGAGCCCAAGAAGGTGAAGGGCCGTGCCGCCGGCCTCGGAATCGTGCAGCGTCAGGCATTGCTGGAACGCCACGGGTTTGATCCCGCCTTCTTCGAGGCGCCGCGCCCGCCGCGCGTGGGCGCGGATGACGTGGTCGACGCGGCGGCGGCCGCCGTGATCGCCGAACGGATCTTTTTCAATCGCGCCGAAGCCTTTCCTGCGGAACCAAACCGCGATGCGCGGGGTTTACGCATGGCAATATGGGCTTAA
- a CDS encoding lipase family protein — translation MTLTPGFDFTEAKAMIALSQAIYDAPSPTPTQPPTPADVGWSKVDSLSPTTQTLLDNFWAVWQSDANPNQYAVSVRGTVDTDPSILADLLFPLIDARMSLSVTVAGTTYEIPFNLAREETGSAVVAGTHLGFTLGLLLMLTTTDRPLLETLGVLALKKKLGEDIEIFITGHSQGASVATLLTSFVRHASGIFEDLAKPSYKTYVFAPAKPGNDHYGYDYDFIAGVKGLGYSVVSTQGWVPQAPFTLEGPWDVNTPNPLRSYGGALDLSKEPELARLAYKLEPAVASIRQDHVANTRAALAELAPKLAASDICLKASALGGPETETLDGATLTGLFDAFLKRIQLSLNFAYAGSLAPLFATPGANPNDPTDYFWQHHLGNYWKYMDEQYGS, via the coding sequence ATGACGCTGACGCCGGGATTCGATTTCACCGAGGCCAAGGCGATGATCGCCCTGTCGCAGGCGATCTACGACGCGCCGTCGCCAACCCCGACTCAGCCCCCCACTCCGGCCGACGTCGGCTGGTCGAAGGTCGACAGCCTGTCGCCGACCACGCAGACCCTGCTCGATAATTTCTGGGCGGTCTGGCAGAGTGACGCCAACCCCAACCAGTATGCGGTTTCGGTGCGCGGGACGGTGGACACCGATCCGAGCATTCTTGCCGATCTGCTGTTTCCGCTGATCGATGCGCGGATGAGCCTGTCCGTCACGGTTGCGGGCACGACCTACGAGATTCCCTTCAACCTGGCGCGTGAGGAGACCGGCAGCGCTGTGGTCGCGGGCACCCATCTGGGGTTCACGCTCGGGCTGCTCTTGATGCTGACCACCACCGACCGGCCGTTGCTGGAGACGCTGGGGGTTCTCGCGCTGAAAAAGAAGCTGGGCGAGGACATCGAGATCTTCATCACCGGGCACAGCCAGGGCGCCTCGGTGGCGACGCTACTGACCTCCTTTGTGCGGCATGCCTCGGGGATCTTCGAGGACCTGGCCAAGCCGTCCTACAAGACCTATGTGTTCGCGCCCGCCAAACCCGGAAACGATCACTATGGCTATGATTACGATTTCATCGCCGGGGTGAAGGGCCTGGGCTACAGCGTGGTCAGCACCCAAGGATGGGTGCCGCAGGCGCCCTTCACGCTGGAGGGCCCGTGGGACGTGAACACCCCCAATCCGCTGCGCTCCTATGGCGGAGCGCTGGATCTGTCGAAGGAACCGGAGCTTGCGCGTCTCGCCTACAAGCTGGAGCCAGCCGTCGCCTCAATCCGCCAGGATCACGTGGCGAACACGCGCGCGGCGCTTGCCGAACTGGCGCCGAAACTTGCTGCTTCCGACATCTGCCTGAAGGCCAGCGCGCTGGGCGGGCCGGAGACGGAGACGTTGGACGGGGCAACGCTGACGGGGCTGTTCGACGCCTTTCTCAAGCGCATTCAGTTGTCGCTCAATTTCGCCTATGCCGGGTCACTGGCGCCATTGTTCGCCACCCCGGGCGCCAATCCGAACGATCCCACCGACTATTTCTGGCAGCACCATCTGGGCAATTACTGGAAATACATGGACGAGCAATACGGCTCATGA
- the pdxY gene encoding pyridoxal kinase, translating into MIVATSQVVRGGVGGRAAVFALERLGFRVWFLPTVQLPWHPGHGLATRITPDDAHFCALVDDLINAPWLGEVGAVMTGYLGAAHQAEPLARLIAAVRARTPGALHLCDPVMGDNGALYVPPATADAIKARLVTGADIVTPNLFELGWLTGQAVGSEREAAQAARAMGNTRVMVTSSPALRRGAIATMLATPRTAFVAEHTALADPPHGTGDLIAALFLAHSLMQTGDEEALKRAASATFEVTARSVQAGADELLLAEYQQAIARPMAMVTTRRLATPRTPA; encoded by the coding sequence GTGATCGTTGCCACTTCGCAGGTGGTGCGCGGCGGCGTCGGCGGCCGCGCGGCGGTTTTCGCGCTGGAACGGCTCGGCTTTCGAGTCTGGTTCCTGCCGACGGTGCAACTGCCGTGGCACCCCGGCCATGGTCTCGCGACACGCATCACCCCCGACGACGCGCACTTCTGCGCGCTGGTGGATGATCTGATCAATGCGCCGTGGCTTGGCGAGGTCGGGGCGGTGATGACCGGCTATCTGGGTGCCGCGCATCAGGCTGAACCTCTGGCGCGGCTGATTGCGGCCGTGCGGGCCCGGACGCCTGGCGCGCTGCATCTGTGCGATCCGGTCATGGGGGACAACGGCGCGCTTTATGTGCCGCCGGCGACCGCCGATGCGATCAAGGCGCGGCTGGTGACGGGCGCGGACATCGTCACTCCCAACCTGTTTGAACTCGGCTGGCTCACGGGCCAGGCGGTGGGCAGCGAACGCGAGGCGGCGCAGGCGGCGCGAGCGATGGGCAACACGCGGGTGATGGTCACCTCGTCGCCCGCGCTCAGACGCGGCGCCATCGCCACGATGCTGGCCACGCCGCGCACCGCCTTCGTGGCCGAGCACACCGCGCTCGCCGATCCGCCGCACGGGACGGGGGATCTCATCGCGGCGTTGTTTCTGGCGCACAGCCTGATGCAGACGGGCGATGAAGAGGCGCTGAAGCGCGCCGCATCGGCAACATTCGAGGTGACAGCGCGCAGCGTTCAGGCCGGCGCCGACGAGTTGCTTCTGGCCGAATACCAACAGGCGATCGCCCGGCCCATGGCGATGGTGACGACGCGGCGGCTGGCGACTCCCCGAACGCCCGCCTGA
- the ispG gene encoding flavodoxin-dependent (E)-4-hydroxy-3-methylbut-2-enyl-diphosphate synthase, whose translation MEFLSQPLARRRSVPVKVGPVTVGGDAPVAVQSMTNTDTADIEATVAQVAALARAGSELVRITVDRDEAAAAVPHIRDRLMLKNIDVPLIGDFHYIGHKLLADHPACAEALAKYRINPGNVGFKAKKDKQFSQIIEMAMRYDKPVRIGVNWGSLDQELLTRLMDENAASPAPLEARAVMREAIIQSGLLSGARAEDLGLGRDKIILSAKVSNVQDLIGVYCDLAGRCDYALHLGLTEAGMGSKGIVASSASMGILLQQGIGDTIRISLTPEPGGDRTREVQVAQELLQTMGFRAFVPVVAACPGCGRTTSTVFQELAQDIEGHIRDSMPAWREQYPGVEALTVAVMGCIVNGPGESKHANIGISLPGTGETPAAPIFVDGEKVATLRGPNIADDFKDMVLDYIEKRYGQGSGYAAQKVSADVA comes from the coding sequence ATGGAGTTTCTCAGCCAACCGCTTGCGCGACGGCGCTCCGTGCCGGTCAAGGTGGGCCCGGTCACCGTAGGTGGCGATGCGCCCGTCGCCGTGCAGTCGATGACCAACACTGACACCGCCGACATCGAGGCGACGGTCGCGCAGGTCGCAGCACTGGCGCGCGCGGGCTCCGAACTGGTGCGCATCACCGTGGACCGGGACGAGGCGGCGGCGGCCGTGCCGCATATCCGCGACCGCTTGATGCTCAAGAACATCGACGTGCCGCTGATCGGCGATTTCCACTACATCGGCCACAAGCTTCTCGCCGATCATCCGGCCTGTGCCGAAGCGCTGGCGAAATACCGCATCAATCCGGGCAACGTCGGCTTCAAGGCCAAGAAGGACAAGCAGTTCAGCCAGATCATCGAGATGGCGATGCGCTACGACAAGCCGGTGCGTATCGGCGTCAACTGGGGCTCGTTGGACCAGGAACTGTTGACACGGCTGATGGACGAGAACGCCGCCAGCCCCGCCCCGCTGGAGGCGCGGGCGGTGATGCGCGAGGCGATCATCCAGTCCGGTCTGCTGTCGGGCGCGCGCGCCGAGGACCTGGGTCTGGGACGCGACAAGATTATTCTCTCGGCCAAGGTCTCCAACGTGCAGGACCTGATCGGGGTCTATTGCGATCTGGCCGGACGTTGCGATTACGCGCTGCATCTGGGCCTGACCGAAGCCGGCATGGGCTCGAAGGGCATCGTCGCGTCGTCGGCCTCCATGGGCATCCTGCTGCAGCAGGGCATTGGCGACACGATCCGTATCTCGTTGACGCCGGAGCCCGGCGGCGACCGCACCCGCGAGGTGCAGGTGGCGCAGGAGCTGCTGCAGACCATGGGCTTTCGCGCGTTCGTGCCGGTCGTCGCAGCGTGTCCGGGCTGCGGACGCACCACCTCGACGGTGTTCCAGGAGCTTGCGCAGGACATCGAGGGCCACATCCGCGACAGCATGCCCGCGTGGCGCGAGCAGTATCCCGGCGTCGAGGCGCTGACGGTTGCGGTGATGGGCTGCATCGTCAACGGCCCCGGCGAATCCAAGCATGCCAACATCGGAATCTCGCTGCCCGGCACCGGGGAAACGCCCGCCGCGCCGATCTTCGTCGACGGGGAGAAGGTGGCGACCCTGCGCGGGCCCAACATCGCCGATGATTTCAAGGACATGGTGCTCGATTACATCGAGAAGCGTTACGGCCAGGGATCCGGGTATGCCGCGCAGAAGGTCTCCGCGGATGTCGCCTGA
- a CDS encoding MipA/OmpV family protein, whose translation MRTPLIASVALLAVMAAPFAAAHAQDAGRQAGTDLVIDLGIGARLQPKYEGAESYLLSPFPIIKLSYLRLGSLYTLEDKPEAGVFFYPSFNFVGARTARDNASLTGLNSVDWAVELGAGVGFRNEYLRAFAEVRRGLHGHNGFVGEVGVDAILHPMDKVTLLAGPRMGFADGKYMDTYFGVSAAESAASGGALAVHKAGGGIKDIGLEATVNYAWTDTTTLSLEGGYRRLIADAGSSPIVKRGSADQFSIGVGVSHRFSLDLY comes from the coding sequence ATGCGCACGCCGTTGATCGCCTCCGTCGCTCTGCTTGCCGTCATGGCGGCGCCCTTTGCCGCGGCGCATGCGCAGGATGCGGGCCGGCAAGCCGGCACGGATCTTGTGATCGATCTCGGTATCGGCGCCCGGTTGCAGCCGAAATACGAGGGCGCGGAAAGCTATCTGCTATCGCCCTTCCCGATCATCAAGCTGTCCTATTTGCGGCTGGGAAGCCTGTACACGCTGGAAGACAAGCCGGAAGCCGGCGTGTTCTTCTATCCGTCGTTCAATTTCGTCGGCGCGCGCACCGCGCGCGACAACGCGAGCCTCACCGGGTTGAACAGCGTCGACTGGGCGGTCGAGCTCGGCGCCGGGGTGGGCTTCCGCAACGAATATCTGCGCGCCTTCGCCGAGGTGCGGCGCGGCCTTCACGGCCACAATGGCTTTGTCGGCGAGGTGGGCGTGGATGCGATTCTCCATCCCATGGACAAGGTCACGCTCTTGGCCGGTCCGCGCATGGGCTTTGCCGACGGCAAGTACATGGATACCTATTTCGGCGTTTCGGCGGCGGAATCGGCCGCGTCCGGCGGCGCGCTGGCGGTGCACAAGGCCGGCGGCGGCATCAAGGACATCGGCCTGGAGGCCACTGTCAACTATGCCTGGACGGACACGACGACCCTGTCGCTTGAGGGCGGATACCGCCGGCTGATTGCTGACGCGGGATCCTCGCCCATCGTCAAACGCGGTTCCGCCGACCAGTTCTCCATTGGCGTTGGCGTCAGTCACCGGTTCTCGCTGGATCTCTATTAG
- the ggt gene encoding gamma-glutamyltransferase, producing the protein MPQRETRYCSTGLRAPVWLLAAALAFTPAATFAQVPAAAETAPIISGRDLVHPVVADRGMVASQEALATRIGVDVLKRGGNAVDAAVAVGFALAVTLPRAGNLGGGGFMLVHMAATNETVAIDYREMAPEAAHRDMFLDAAGEADTQKSRYSGLAVGVPGTVSGLALAHGVYGSGALTLAELIEPAITLAEDGIMVTPDLAESLAQRHERMSRDPEAARIFYPGGTPPAPGDVLRQADLAGTLRAIAESGPKGFYQGPVAEAIAASVQAAGGGMTAEDLASYTPVVRAPVTGAYRGYEIASMPPPSSGGAHIIQILNIVEAQPLGEMGANSADTVHWLTEAMRRAYADRSKYLGDPDFTTVPVSGLTSKDYAKLLRASIQADKATPSDLVTPGNPMPYESDQTTHFSVVDADGNAVSNTYTLNFSYGVGVVAPGTGVLLNNELDDFSAKPGVPNAYGLIGGEANAVEPRKRPLSSMSPTIVFKDGKVSLVTGSPGGSRIITTVLQVISNVIDHGMNIAEASHAPRIHHQWYPDELRVEEGLSPDTLRLLEARGHTVAVKNAMGSTQSIQVVGDRLAGASDPRRAGALTAGY; encoded by the coding sequence ATGCCGCAACGTGAGACGCGTTACTGTTCCACCGGACTGCGCGCGCCTGTCTGGCTTCTGGCCGCGGCGCTCGCGTTCACCCCGGCCGCGACATTCGCCCAGGTGCCGGCCGCGGCTGAAACCGCGCCCATCATTTCCGGCCGCGATCTGGTCCATCCCGTGGTTGCCGACCGTGGCATGGTCGCGAGCCAGGAGGCGCTGGCGACCCGCATTGGTGTGGATGTTCTCAAGCGCGGCGGAAACGCGGTGGACGCTGCCGTTGCGGTGGGGTTCGCGCTGGCCGTGACCCTGCCGCGCGCCGGCAATCTCGGCGGCGGCGGATTCATGTTGGTGCATATGGCGGCCACCAACGAGACGGTGGCGATCGACTACCGGGAAATGGCGCCCGAGGCCGCCCATCGCGACATGTTCCTGGACGCGGCAGGCGAGGCGGACACGCAGAAGTCGCGTTATTCGGGCCTGGCGGTTGGCGTTCCGGGCACCGTTTCCGGTCTGGCCCTCGCGCACGGGGTTTACGGCAGCGGCGCGCTGACGCTCGCCGAGCTGATCGAGCCGGCGATCACGCTCGCGGAGGATGGTATCATGGTCACGCCGGATCTCGCGGAATCGCTCGCGCAGCGCCACGAGCGGATGAGCCGCGACCCGGAGGCCGCGCGGATCTTCTATCCCGGCGGCACGCCTCCCGCCCCGGGCGACGTGCTGCGTCAAGCCGATCTCGCCGGGACCTTGCGGGCCATCGCCGAGAGCGGACCGAAAGGCTTTTATCAAGGCCCGGTCGCGGAGGCGATCGCGGCGAGCGTGCAGGCGGCGGGCGGCGGCATGACGGCGGAGGATCTGGCGTCGTATACGCCGGTGGTGCGTGCGCCGGTGACCGGCGCCTATCGCGGTTATGAGATCGCCTCCATGCCTCCGCCTTCCTCGGGCGGCGCGCATATCATTCAGATCCTCAACATCGTCGAGGCGCAGCCGCTTGGAGAGATGGGCGCCAATTCCGCCGACACCGTCCATTGGCTGACGGAGGCGATGCGCCGGGCCTACGCGGACCGCTCGAAATACCTCGGCGATCCGGATTTCACGACGGTGCCGGTCTCCGGACTGACGTCCAAGGACTACGCCAAGCTGTTGCGCGCGAGCATTCAGGCGGACAAGGCGACACCGTCCGATCTGGTCACGCCCGGCAATCCCATGCCCTACGAAAGCGACCAGACGACGCATTTCTCCGTGGTCGATGCCGATGGCAACGCCGTGTCCAACACCTACACGCTGAATTTCTCCTATGGCGTGGGCGTCGTCGCGCCGGGCACGGGCGTGCTGCTCAACAACGAGCTCGACGATTTCTCCGCCAAGCCGGGGGTGCCCAACGCCTATGGGCTGATCGGCGGGGAGGCCAACGCGGTGGAGCCGCGCAAGCGGCCGCTGTCGTCGATGAGCCCGACGATTGTCTTCAAGGATGGCAAGGTGTCGCTGGTCACCGGCTCTCCCGGCGGCAGCCGCATCATCACCACCGTGCTGCAGGTGATCTCAAACGTTATCGATCACGGCATGAACATTGCGGAAGCCAGCCACGCGCCGCGTATTCACCATCAGTGGTATCCTGATGAGCTGCGTGTGGAGGAGGGGCTGAGTCCGGACACGCTGCGGCTCCTGGAGGCACGCGGCCATACGGTCGCGGTGAAGAATGCCATGGGATCGACGCAGTCGATCCAGGTGGTGGGCGACAGGCTGGCCGGCGCATCGGACCCGCGGCGCGCGGGCGCGCTGACGGCGGGATATTGA
- a CDS encoding cytochrome c, producing the protein MRTGNRGSRTALSACAVVATLLTASSAGAAGDSQNGETLARIWCSACHVVATDQTAASADVPTFQAIARNPLNTPERLAQFLADPHPVMPDMDLSRIEVADIIAYIETLK; encoded by the coding sequence ATGAGGACAGGAAACAGGGGATCGCGGACAGCTCTCAGCGCCTGCGCGGTCGTCGCGACGCTGCTGACGGCATCATCTGCGGGGGCGGCGGGCGACAGCCAGAACGGCGAAACGCTTGCCCGCATCTGGTGCTCGGCGTGTCACGTGGTGGCCACGGACCAGACCGCTGCAAGCGCCGATGTCCCGACGTTTCAGGCAATCGCCCGAAACCCGCTGAACACGCCGGAGAGGCTCGCGCAATTCCTCGCCGATCCGCATCCGGTGATGCCGGACATGGATCTGTCGCGCATCGAGGTTGCGGACATTATCGCCTATATCGAGACCCTGAAATAG
- a CDS encoding endonuclease/exonuclease/phosphatase family protein, translated as MRFATFNLESFGDDTLNDAALAPRIARLRPVLERLAADVVCLQEVNAQRVPGRPGRGFAALDALLEGTDYAGFHRACGVAEGAAPAERHNLVVLSRYRVIASRAIRHDHVPPPQWHAGTGDAVRDPGGPEARMGDETDPGITFDRPILAVELDAPGRHLHVFNVHLRAPIAAPVAGQKLSATRWKSVSGWAEGYYLAAMKRVGQALELRQAIETVFERDLEAWVLAAGDFNAVTVESALRIVAANVEDTGNLELSPRVMTPVETQIPRQRRYTVLHHGRRHMLDHILASPALLGALGTVEVLNEGLADEMDDSGTEAELGSFHAPLVAGFRI; from the coding sequence ATGCGCTTTGCGACGTTCAATCTGGAATCCTTTGGCGACGACACGCTCAATGATGCCGCACTCGCGCCGCGCATCGCGCGGCTCAGGCCCGTGCTGGAGCGGCTCGCGGCGGATGTAGTGTGCCTGCAGGAGGTCAACGCCCAAAGGGTTCCCGGTCGGCCCGGACGCGGCTTCGCGGCCCTTGATGCGCTGCTCGAGGGCACGGATTACGCCGGGTTTCACCGGGCCTGCGGGGTGGCGGAGGGCGCGGCTCCGGCCGAACGGCACAATCTGGTGGTGCTCTCGCGCTATCGGGTGATCGCAAGCCGGGCAATCCGCCACGACCATGTGCCGCCGCCGCAGTGGCATGCCGGCACGGGTGACGCCGTTCGTGATCCGGGTGGGCCGGAGGCGCGGATGGGAGACGAGACGGACCCCGGCATTACGTTCGACAGACCGATTCTGGCGGTGGAACTGGATGCGCCGGGCCGGCACCTGCATGTGTTCAATGTGCATTTGCGCGCGCCGATCGCGGCGCCCGTCGCGGGACAAAAGCTTTCCGCGACGCGCTGGAAGAGTGTCTCTGGATGGGCAGAGGGCTACTATCTCGCGGCGATGAAGCGTGTCGGCCAGGCGCTGGAACTGCGTCAGGCGATCGAGACGGTGTTTGAGCGCGACCTGGAGGCGTGGGTTCTGGCGGCGGGGGATTTCAACGCGGTGACTGTCGAATCGGCGTTACGCATTGTGGCGGCCAATGTGGAGGATACCGGCAACCTGGAGCTTTCGCCGCGCGTCATGACGCCGGTGGAGACGCAGATCCCGCGCCAGCGCCGGTACACGGTGCTGCACCATGGCCGGCGGCACATGCTCGACCATATTCTCGCAAGCCCCGCGCTGCTCGGCGCACTGGGCACGGTCGAGGTCCTCAACGAAGGCCTCGCCGACGAGATGGACGACAGCGGCACGGAGGCGGAACTGGGGTCGTTCCATGCGCCGCTGGTCGCGGGTTTCAGGATCTGA